Proteins from one Pseudomonas grandcourensis genomic window:
- the lapD gene encoding cyclic di-GMP receptor LapD, with product MTLRKQLFLAICLFLLVAFSGSFFASLESSREQTLSQLRAHAQDAATALGLSLTAQVDDPAMMELMVSSIFDSGYFSSIHVIRLKDQQTLVERTAPTKIDGVPDWFVNLVDLRPEGGDALIMRGWEQLARVEVLSNPQFALAKLWDSTLGSLIWLLLCGLLSAVIGGWMLRRQFRPLDSMVRQAEAISKREFLSLPKLPRTPELKRVVLAMNQMVEKLKALFVEEAARSEKLRAESYLDSLTGLANRRLLDEQLADHLRICEQSRDGHLLMLRINDLNGLNQRLGGQRADALITAVGELLKRLTQLPERRTWLAARNRGGEFSLLTPGLDAESAARLAADISVSLENLRLTGASDCMPVAHLGVVAYRPGEPISTVLLRLDQALTESRQHPERPWVHLSHRDMAPNHSQHDWRTWIDDALTEGKMQLYFQPVVQCADTRQVLHHKVLARLLDPQGEAIAAGHFLPWIERLGWSARFDLAMLEATLDDLVVNRRPLALSLSGSTLRDPEQWQTIHDLLDSLPELAPLLTLEIDERQLPAPEVLQNLCSTLLKTGYRIGLQHFGGRFSQIGNLTQLGLAYLKIDGAYIRDIDEQPDKRMFIDAIFRATHSIDLPLIAEMVETQGELEVIKELGVFGAMGRLIGAPEPM from the coding sequence ATGACACTGCGTAAACAGTTGTTCCTGGCCATCTGCCTGTTCCTGCTGGTGGCATTCAGCGGCAGTTTTTTTGCCAGCCTGGAAAGCTCCCGCGAACAAACGCTCAGCCAACTGCGCGCCCATGCCCAGGACGCGGCCACCGCGCTGGGGCTGTCGCTGACGGCGCAGGTCGATGACCCGGCGATGATGGAACTGATGGTCAGTTCGATTTTCGACAGCGGCTATTTCAGCAGCATCCACGTCATCAGGCTCAAGGATCAGCAAACCCTGGTGGAACGCACCGCGCCGACGAAAATCGACGGTGTACCTGACTGGTTCGTCAACCTGGTCGACCTGCGCCCGGAAGGTGGCGATGCCCTGATCATGCGCGGCTGGGAACAACTGGCACGGGTCGAAGTGCTGAGCAATCCGCAATTCGCCTTGGCCAAGCTCTGGGACAGCACCCTCGGCAGCCTGATCTGGCTGCTGCTGTGCGGGCTGCTCAGCGCCGTGATTGGAGGATGGATGCTGCGCCGGCAATTTCGCCCACTCGACAGCATGGTCCGACAAGCCGAGGCCATCAGCAAACGCGAATTTCTCAGCCTGCCGAAACTGCCGCGCACACCGGAATTGAAACGGGTGGTGCTGGCGATGAACCAGATGGTAGAGAAGCTCAAGGCGCTGTTCGTCGAGGAGGCTGCGCGTAGCGAAAAACTGCGGGCCGAATCCTATCTGGACAGCCTCACCGGCCTCGCCAACCGGCGCCTGCTCGACGAGCAACTGGCCGACCATTTACGCATATGCGAACAGAGCCGCGATGGTCATTTGCTGATGTTGCGAATCAACGACCTGAACGGCCTCAATCAGCGCCTGGGTGGCCAACGGGCTGACGCGCTGATCACTGCCGTCGGCGAATTGCTCAAGCGCCTGACTCAACTACCGGAGCGTCGAACCTGGCTGGCGGCGCGCAATCGTGGCGGCGAATTCAGCCTGCTGACACCGGGCCTGGACGCGGAAAGTGCCGCGCGCCTGGCGGCCGATATCAGCGTCAGCCTGGAGAACCTGCGCCTGACCGGCGCAAGCGATTGCATGCCGGTCGCCCATCTGGGCGTTGTCGCCTACCGCCCCGGTGAGCCGATCAGCACCGTACTCCTGCGCCTTGATCAGGCGCTGACGGAGTCCCGGCAACATCCCGAACGCCCCTGGGTTCATTTGAGCCATCGTGACATGGCACCGAATCACTCCCAGCACGACTGGCGCACCTGGATCGACGATGCCTTGACCGAAGGCAAAATGCAGCTGTACTTCCAGCCTGTCGTGCAATGTGCCGACACCCGCCAGGTGCTGCATCACAAAGTGCTCGCACGCCTGCTCGACCCGCAGGGCGAGGCGATTGCCGCCGGGCATTTCCTGCCGTGGATCGAGCGTCTCGGCTGGTCGGCACGCTTCGACCTGGCGATGCTCGAAGCCACGCTGGACGACCTGGTGGTCAACCGCAGGCCCTTGGCATTGAGCCTGTCCGGGAGCACCCTGCGCGACCCGGAGCAATGGCAAACAATCCACGACTTGCTTGATTCCCTTCCCGAACTGGCGCCGCTGCTGACCCTGGAAATCGACGAGCGCCAGTTGCCGGCCCCCGAAGTGCTGCAGAACCTTTGCAGCACATTGCTCAAGACCGGTTATCGAATCGGCCTGCAACACTTTGGCGGGCGTTTCAGCCAGATCGGCAATCTGACCCAATTGGGCTTGGCATACCTGAAAATCGATGGAGCCTACATTCGCGACATCGACGAGCAGCCTGACAAGCGGATGTTCATCGATGCGATCTTTCGTGCGACCCACAGCATAGATTTGCCGCTGATTGCGGAGATGGTCGAGACCCAGGGTGAGCTGGAGGTGATCAAGGAGTTGGGAGTATTCGGGGCCATGGGTCGATTGATCGGGGCGCCAGAGCCGATGTGA
- the lapG gene encoding cysteine protease LapG has translation MARSLRSPGWPTLRLRLGGWLLLAGLLLTLFNGVRADWDFAQILQTVEKRYGPLGPARSRIEAWSQMLQSARGAPEREQLNAVNRFFDQQLNFQDDTRIWQQTDYWATPVEALIKGAADCEDYALAKYFSLRRLGIPSEKLRITYVKALSQNQAHMVLTFYSTPTSDPLVLDNLIGDIRPASQRKDLLPVYAFNAEGLYLPGKNGGQRSSDSKKLSRWQDVLKKMQAEGFDIGDG, from the coding sequence ATGGCCCGCAGTCTGCGTAGTCCAGGATGGCCAACGCTCCGACTTCGGCTCGGAGGCTGGTTGCTGCTGGCTGGTTTGCTACTGACTCTATTCAACGGGGTCCGGGCCGACTGGGATTTTGCGCAGATTCTGCAAACCGTTGAAAAACGCTACGGCCCGCTCGGACCGGCGCGAAGTCGGATCGAGGCGTGGAGTCAAATGCTGCAAAGTGCACGCGGCGCCCCCGAACGCGAACAGCTCAACGCGGTGAACCGTTTCTTCGATCAGCAGCTGAACTTCCAGGATGACACGCGCATCTGGCAACAGACCGATTACTGGGCCACGCCCGTCGAAGCCCTGATCAAGGGTGCCGCCGATTGCGAGGACTACGCGCTGGCAAAGTATTTCAGCCTGCGCCGACTCGGTATTCCCAGCGAAAAGCTGCGCATCACCTACGTCAAGGCCCTGAGCCAGAACCAGGCGCACATGGTGCTGACGTTCTACAGCACCCCCACGAGCGACCCACTGGTGCTGGACAACCTGATCGGCGATATCCGCCCCGCCTCCCAACGCAAAGACTTGCTACCGGTGTACGCCTTCAACGCCGAAGGCCTGTACCTGCCAGGCAAGAACGGGGGCCAGCGCAGCAGCGACTCGAAAAAGCTGTCGCGCTGGCAGGATGTGTTGAAAAAGATGCAGGCCGAAGGGTTCGACATCGGCGACGGCTAA
- a CDS encoding YbaN family protein — MDNPIGNRPLMLRYVLLAIGWLSVALGVIGIFLPVLPTTPFLLLAAACFARSSPRFYQWLVEHPRLGPWIRDYLDGNGIPLKSKVYAIGLMWASILLSCYLVAQPWARGFMLTSAVLVTIYILRQKTLRKS; from the coding sequence ATGGACAACCCCATAGGCAACCGCCCCCTGATGTTGCGCTACGTGCTGCTGGCCATCGGCTGGCTGAGCGTGGCGCTGGGGGTGATCGGGATTTTCCTGCCGGTATTGCCCACCACCCCTTTCCTGCTACTGGCGGCCGCCTGCTTCGCCCGCAGTTCGCCGCGCTTTTATCAATGGCTGGTCGAGCATCCACGGCTTGGCCCCTGGATTCGCGATTACCTCGACGGCAACGGCATCCCACTCAAGAGCAAGGTCTACGCCATCGGCCTGATGTGGGCGAGCATCCTGCTCTCCTGCTACCTGGTAGCGCAGCCCTGGGCACGGGGCTTCATGCTGACCAGTGCGGTACTCGTGACGATCTACATCCTCAGGCAGAAAACCCTGCGCAAATCCTGA
- a CDS encoding YecA family protein, translating into MSFAEQLTRLQVFLDADELHDEALDYVAAHGYLTALSICSEVVPDREWIDALFAEEPHYSSEAQREEIEATLLGLKAHIARQLASDEEFELPCDLDLGDDPDDSDLRGWCIGFMEGVFLREAAWFESAEEEVSEMLLPIMVGSGLFDEQPEFEDIAKDANLMDDMIVQIPEALTALYLLCNAPDEKPAILKPRHH; encoded by the coding sequence ATGTCCTTCGCTGAGCAACTAACCCGCCTGCAAGTCTTCCTCGACGCTGATGAACTGCATGACGAGGCGCTGGACTACGTGGCCGCCCACGGCTACCTCACCGCGCTGTCGATCTGTTCCGAAGTCGTTCCTGATCGTGAGTGGATCGATGCCCTCTTCGCCGAGGAGCCGCACTACAGCAGTGAAGCCCAGCGCGAAGAGATCGAAGCCACCCTGCTCGGCCTCAAGGCCCACATCGCGCGCCAGCTGGCCTCCGATGAAGAGTTCGAGCTGCCGTGCGACCTGGACCTGGGCGACGACCCGGACGATTCCGACCTGCGCGGCTGGTGCATCGGCTTCATGGAAGGCGTATTCCTGCGCGAAGCGGCCTGGTTCGAAAGCGCCGAAGAAGAAGTCAGCGAAATGCTGCTGCCGATCATGGTCGGCTCGGGCCTGTTCGACGAGCAGCCGGAGTTCGAAGACATCGCCAAAGATGCCAACCTGATGGACGACATGATCGTGCAGATCCCGGAAGCCCTGACCGCGCTGTACCTGCTGTGCAACGCGCCAGACGAAAAACCGGCGATTCTAAAGCCACGCCACCACTAA
- the recQ gene encoding DNA helicase RecQ — translation MLEQAQRVLKDIFGYDSFRGRQGEIIERVASGGDALVLMPTGGGKSLCFQVPALLREGLAVVVSPLIALMDDQVATLEELGVAAAALNSTLSAEQQRDLAVRIRRGEVKMLYLAPERLVQPRMLSFLQGLDIALFAIDEAHCVSQWGHDFRPEYLQLGQLAEMFPDVPRIALTATADKRTREEIVTRLHLQDAERFLSSFDRPNIFYRIVPKEQPRKQLLAFLAERRSDAGIVYCLSRKKVDEVAVFLSEQGFPALPYHAGLPNDTRAHHQKRFLNEEGLIMVATVAFGMGIDKPNVRFVAHLDLPKSLEAYYQETGRGGRDGLPADAWMAYGLQDVVMLKQMLQNSEGDERHKRLEQHKLDAMLSLCEETRCRRQTLLAYFDEDMPEPCGHCDNCVDGVQTWDATEPARQALSAIYRTGQRYGVGHLVDVLLGKDNEKVRSFGHQHLSVYGVGKSMAEGEWRSLFRQLVARGLADIDLEGYGGLRLSDSCRPLLKGEVTLELRRDLKAQTVAKSSKSQASQLVRGEEREQWEALRALRRKLAEEHGVPPYVIFPDSTLLEMLRSQPTSLAEMATVSGVGARKLERYGEAFLEVLGGQVEAPKPVADVRHELITLARAGMTPVQIAGQLQCSEKNVYTMLAEAIGKQQLSLEQALDLPEDLMGEVQDAFLDGEGELPPVSEIAALFAGRVPEGVLYCVRAALQSEFEI, via the coding sequence ATGCTCGAACAGGCTCAACGCGTCCTCAAGGACATCTTCGGCTACGACAGTTTCCGTGGCCGCCAGGGTGAAATCATTGAGCGCGTGGCCAGCGGCGGCGATGCCCTGGTCCTGATGCCTACCGGCGGCGGCAAGTCCCTGTGCTTCCAGGTCCCGGCGCTGTTGCGCGAAGGCCTGGCAGTGGTGGTCTCGCCACTGATCGCACTGATGGACGATCAGGTCGCCACCCTCGAAGAGCTAGGCGTTGCGGCCGCCGCGTTGAACTCCACCCTCAGCGCCGAGCAACAGCGCGACCTCGCCGTCCGCATCCGCCGCGGTGAAGTGAAAATGCTCTATCTGGCGCCGGAACGTCTGGTCCAGCCGCGCATGCTGTCCTTCCTGCAGGGGCTGGACATCGCCCTGTTCGCCATCGACGAAGCACACTGCGTGTCGCAATGGGGCCACGATTTCCGCCCGGAATACCTGCAACTGGGTCAGTTGGCGGAAATGTTCCCCGACGTGCCGCGCATCGCCCTGACCGCCACGGCCGACAAGCGCACCCGGGAAGAAATCGTCACCCGTCTGCACCTGCAAGACGCCGAGCGCTTCCTGTCGAGCTTCGACCGCCCGAACATTTTTTACCGCATCGTGCCCAAGGAACAGCCGCGTAAGCAGTTGCTGGCGTTCCTCGCCGAGCGGCGCAGCGATGCCGGCATCGTCTATTGCCTGTCACGCAAGAAAGTCGACGAAGTGGCGGTGTTCCTTAGTGAGCAAGGCTTCCCGGCGCTGCCGTACCACGCCGGCCTGCCCAACGACACGCGGGCCCACCATCAGAAACGCTTCCTCAACGAGGAAGGCCTGATCATGGTCGCGACGGTGGCGTTCGGCATGGGCATCGACAAGCCCAACGTGCGTTTTGTCGCGCACCTCGATTTGCCGAAATCCCTCGAGGCCTATTACCAGGAAACCGGTCGTGGCGGCCGTGACGGCCTGCCGGCGGATGCCTGGATGGCCTACGGCCTGCAAGACGTGGTGATGCTCAAGCAGATGCTGCAGAACTCCGAGGGCGACGAGCGTCACAAGCGCCTGGAACAGCACAAGCTCGACGCCATGCTCTCGCTCTGTGAAGAAACCCGCTGCCGTCGGCAAACACTGCTGGCCTACTTCGACGAAGACATGCCCGAGCCCTGCGGTCATTGCGACAACTGCGTCGACGGCGTGCAGACCTGGGATGCCACCGAGCCGGCGCGTCAGGCGCTGTCGGCGATCTACCGCACCGGTCAGCGCTATGGCGTCGGGCATCTGGTGGATGTATTGCTGGGCAAGGACAACGAAAAAGTCCGCAGCTTCGGCCATCAGCACCTGTCGGTGTATGGTGTTGGCAAGTCGATGGCGGAGGGCGAGTGGCGCTCGTTGTTCCGCCAACTGGTGGCCCGTGGTCTGGCGGACATCGACCTCGAAGGCTACGGTGGCCTGCGCCTGAGCGACAGTTGCCGGCCGCTGCTCAAGGGCGAAGTGACCCTGGAACTGCGTCGTGATCTCAAGGCACAAACCGTGGCGAAAAGCAGCAAGAGCCAGGCGAGCCAACTGGTCCGTGGCGAGGAGCGCGAACAATGGGAAGCCTTGCGCGCCCTGCGTCGCAAGCTCGCCGAAGAACACGGCGTGCCGCCGTACGTCATCTTCCCCGACTCGACCTTGCTGGAGATGCTGCGCAGCCAGCCGACCTCGCTGGCGGAAATGGCCACGGTCAGCGGTGTCGGCGCGCGCAAGCTGGAGCGCTACGGCGAGGCCTTCCTCGAAGTGCTCGGCGGCCAGGTCGAGGCACCGAAACCGGTGGCCGACGTACGTCACGAGCTGATCACGCTGGCGCGGGCCGGGATGACACCGGTGCAGATCGCCGGTCAGTTGCAATGCTCGGAAAAGAACGTCTACACCATGCTGGCCGAAGCGATCGGCAAACAGCAGTTGTCGTTGGAACAGGCGCTGGATCTGCCTGAAGACCTGATGGGTGAAGTCCAGGACGCGTTCCTCGACGGCGAAGGCGAGTTGCCGCCGGTTTCCGAGATCGCCGCGTTGTTCGCAGGCAGGGTGCCGGAAGGGGTGTTGTACTGCGTTCGCGCTGCCTTGCAGTCGGAATTCGAGATTTGA
- a CDS encoding MarR family transcriptional regulator, whose amino-acid sequence MPLTDQHRFGMQLAQMSRGWRAELDRRLAGLGLSQARWLVLLHLARFEEAPTQRELAQSVGVEGPTLARLLDSLESQGLVQRQAVLEDRRAKKIVLCAPARPLIEQIETIATQLRHELFEGVDEADLKVCMRVHGYILGNLEKS is encoded by the coding sequence ATGCCGTTAACCGATCAACACCGCTTTGGCATGCAATTGGCCCAGATGTCCCGTGGCTGGCGTGCCGAACTGGACCGCCGACTGGCGGGCTTGGGCTTGTCCCAGGCGCGCTGGCTGGTGCTGTTGCACCTGGCCCGTTTCGAAGAAGCACCGACCCAGCGTGAGCTGGCGCAAAGCGTTGGCGTCGAAGGACCGACCCTGGCCCGTTTGCTCGACAGCCTGGAAAGCCAGGGCCTGGTGCAACGCCAGGCAGTGCTGGAAGACCGTCGGGCGAAGAAAATCGTGCTCTGCGCCCCGGCGCGTCCCCTGATCGAACAAATTGAAACCATTGCCACGCAACTGCGTCACGAACTGTTCGAAGGCGTCGATGAGGCGGATTTGAAGGTGTGCATGCGGGTTCACGGGTACATCCTGGGCAACCTTGAAAAGTCTTGA
- a CDS encoding SelT/SelW/SelH family protein, protein MTVSKPEIIITYCTQCQWLLRAAWLAQELLSTFGDDLGKVSLVPGTGGVFHIYCDAVQIWERKADGGFPEAKVLKQRVRDQIDPDRDLGHNDRTQ, encoded by the coding sequence ATGACCGTCAGCAAACCTGAAATCATCATCACCTATTGCACACAATGCCAATGGCTGTTGCGTGCGGCCTGGCTGGCCCAGGAACTGCTCAGCACCTTTGGTGATGACCTGGGCAAAGTTTCCCTGGTGCCGGGCACCGGCGGGGTCTTTCATATTTACTGTGACGCCGTGCAGATCTGGGAGCGCAAGGCGGACGGTGGCTTCCCCGAGGCCAAAGTACTCAAGCAGCGGGTCCGCGACCAGATCGACCCGGACCGCGACCTGGGGCACAACGACCGCACTCAGTGA
- a CDS encoding DMT family transporter, whose translation MTPRTALGALHIGALMFGLTGVFGKLAAASPAIIVFGRAAFAVLALAFFARFASQTRWQKLEAVDWRRLLLSGLLLAGHWVSFFIAVKVAGVAIATLGFASFPAFTVILEGLIFRERIRANEIVLVLLVSVGLVLVTPDFDLASGATTGLLWAVGSGLLFALLSLTNRASSGRVPPVQAALCQNVVVALCLLPVAAPQLSEVRAIDWLWIGLLGVFCTGVAHSLFVASLAVIKARTAAVVFALEPVYGITVAWLLFNENPTLRMLLGGALIIVAIVVSSRFSSGTSKKAVAAEAASH comes from the coding sequence ATGACTCCCCGTACCGCCCTTGGCGCCTTGCATATAGGCGCATTGATGTTCGGCCTGACCGGCGTATTCGGCAAACTGGCTGCAGCGTCCCCGGCGATCATCGTGTTCGGCCGTGCCGCCTTTGCCGTGCTCGCGCTGGCGTTTTTTGCACGGTTCGCCAGCCAGACGCGCTGGCAGAAACTCGAGGCAGTGGACTGGCGTCGACTGCTGCTCAGCGGCTTGTTGCTGGCCGGACACTGGGTGAGCTTCTTCATTGCAGTGAAGGTCGCAGGCGTGGCGATTGCGACGCTTGGTTTCGCCAGCTTCCCGGCCTTTACCGTGATCCTCGAAGGGTTGATCTTCCGCGAGCGCATTCGCGCCAATGAAATTGTGCTGGTGCTGCTGGTGAGTGTCGGCCTGGTGCTGGTCACGCCTGATTTTGACCTGGCCAGCGGCGCCACCACCGGCCTGCTGTGGGCCGTGGGTTCCGGATTGTTGTTCGCCCTGCTGTCACTGACCAACCGTGCCAGCTCCGGGCGAGTCCCGCCGGTACAGGCGGCGCTGTGCCAGAACGTGGTGGTTGCCCTGTGCCTGCTGCCGGTGGCGGCGCCTCAATTGAGTGAAGTGCGCGCCATCGACTGGCTGTGGATCGGCCTGCTCGGTGTGTTCTGTACCGGTGTCGCCCACAGCCTGTTCGTCGCCAGCCTCGCGGTGATCAAGGCACGCACTGCCGCCGTGGTGTTCGCCCTGGAGCCGGTCTACGGCATCACCGTCGCCTGGCTGCTGTTCAACGAAAACCCGACCCTGCGCATGTTGTTGGGGGGCGCGCTGATCATTGTGGCGATTGTAGTGTCCAGCCGGTTCTCAAGCGGTACAAGCAAGAAGGCCGTTGCAGCCGAAGCCGCGTCTCACTGA
- a CDS encoding AraC family transcriptional regulator, translating into MRPILTLRQYSHDLIVHSHEHAQLVFGLSGALDFEVDGRGSQVVQQSFVVVPSGAHHACGSANGSRCLVLDVPSEQWVAQSLGDHAESSRLLLDNAGRLPLDAGQSQLVSWLANSPVDDPLIAQQGAVLLLASLNNARPEAVGGRRLPYAALNAHIDQYAAYPLQVADLARIAGLSSARLHARFVAECGQTPMDYIRSRRLHIAVGLLRNSALPIGEIASRVGYSSQSAFAAAVLREFGASPGKLRREAGDK; encoded by the coding sequence ATGAGACCGATCCTCACGCTTCGCCAATACAGCCACGACCTGATCGTCCACAGCCACGAACACGCGCAACTGGTGTTCGGGCTCTCGGGCGCCCTGGATTTCGAGGTCGACGGCCGTGGCAGCCAGGTGGTCCAACAGAGTTTCGTGGTGGTGCCCTCCGGAGCGCATCACGCGTGTGGCAGCGCCAATGGCAGCCGCTGCCTGGTACTGGATGTGCCCAGCGAACAATGGGTAGCCCAGTCGTTGGGCGATCACGCCGAGTCCAGCCGACTCCTGCTCGACAACGCCGGTCGCCTGCCCCTGGACGCCGGGCAAAGCCAATTGGTCAGTTGGCTGGCGAACAGTCCGGTCGATGATCCGCTGATCGCTCAACAAGGCGCAGTGCTGTTGCTGGCCAGTCTCAACAACGCCAGGCCCGAGGCCGTCGGCGGTCGGCGCCTGCCCTATGCGGCGCTGAACGCACACATCGATCAGTACGCAGCATACCCGTTGCAAGTGGCCGACCTGGCCCGGATCGCCGGCCTTTCCAGTGCCCGTTTGCATGCACGGTTCGTGGCCGAGTGCGGGCAAACGCCGATGGACTACATCCGCAGCCGACGCCTGCACATCGCGGTGGGCTTGCTGCGCAATTCGGCGCTGCCCATCGGCGAGATTGCCAGCCGCGTCGGCTACAGCTCCCAGAGTGCCTTCGCGGCGGCGGTGCTGCGCGAGTTCGGGGCATCGCCCGGAAAACTGCGGCGCGAGGCTGGCGACAAATAA
- a CDS encoding UDP-2,3-diacylglucosamine diphosphatase → MTSAELAKPTRKQRVRTLWISDVHLGTRDCQAEHLSQFLKGYHADKIYLVGDIIDGWKLRGGMYWPQAHTNVIRRLLTMSKRGTEVIYVTGNHDEFLRRYSKLILGNIQLVDEAVHVTADGRHLLVIHGDQFDVITRYHRWLAFLGDSAYEFTLTLNRWLNHWRARYGYGYWSLSAYLKHKVKTAVSFISDFEEAIAHECVKRELHGVVCGHIHHAEIRKVGEVDYLNCGDWVESCTALIEHWDGTIELYRLADAQAREAQLKAAKVAELA, encoded by the coding sequence ATGACCAGCGCCGAGCTCGCCAAACCCACCCGTAAGCAACGCGTACGGACTTTATGGATTTCCGACGTGCATTTGGGCACCCGGGATTGCCAGGCTGAACACCTGTCGCAGTTTCTCAAGGGCTACCACGCGGACAAGATCTACCTGGTCGGCGACATCATCGACGGTTGGAAACTGCGCGGCGGCATGTACTGGCCGCAAGCGCACACCAACGTCATCCGGCGCCTGCTGACCATGAGCAAGCGTGGCACCGAGGTGATCTACGTCACCGGCAACCACGACGAATTCCTGCGCCGCTATTCGAAGCTGATCCTGGGCAACATCCAGTTGGTCGACGAAGCCGTGCACGTCACCGCCGACGGCCGGCATCTGCTGGTGATCCATGGCGACCAGTTCGATGTGATCACCCGTTACCATCGCTGGCTGGCGTTTCTCGGTGACTCGGCCTACGAATTCACCCTGACCCTCAACCGCTGGCTCAATCATTGGCGCGCGCGATATGGCTACGGCTACTGGTCGCTGTCGGCCTACCTCAAGCACAAGGTGAAAACTGCGGTCAGCTTCATCAGCGACTTCGAAGAAGCCATCGCCCATGAATGCGTCAAGCGCGAGCTGCACGGGGTGGTGTGCGGGCACATTCACCATGCCGAGATTCGCAAGGTCGGCGAGGTGGACTACCTCAATTGCGGCGACTGGGTGGAATCGTGCACCGCGCTGATCGAGCACTGGGATGGCACGATCGAGTTGTATCGCCTGGCGGATGCCCAGGCGCGTGAGGCGCAGTTGAAGGCGGCCAAGGTTGCTGAGCTGGCCTGA
- a CDS encoding phosphohydrolase, producing the protein MNANARFTHMKDGTQEDWAIIAADFSVYARQLPARIVAHLKLLEGDFGGFPVDRLTHSLQTATRAWRDGRDEEYVVCALLHDIGDTLGTYNHPDIAAAILKPFVSAENLWMVEKHGIFQGYYFFHHLGMDRHLREQFQDHPQYQATIEFCAKYDAAAFDPAYDTLPLSFFEPMMERLFAHPRDSIYKAAMEEQAPA; encoded by the coding sequence ATGAATGCCAATGCCCGCTTCACCCACATGAAGGACGGCACTCAGGAAGACTGGGCGATCATCGCCGCGGACTTCAGTGTCTACGCAAGACAATTGCCTGCACGGATTGTGGCGCACCTGAAGTTGCTGGAGGGGGATTTTGGCGGGTTCCCGGTGGATCGCCTGACCCACTCCCTGCAAACCGCCACCCGCGCCTGGCGTGATGGCCGCGATGAAGAGTACGTGGTCTGCGCCCTGCTCCACGATATCGGCGACACCCTGGGTACCTACAATCACCCGGACATCGCGGCGGCGATCCTCAAGCCGTTCGTCAGCGCCGAGAACTTGTGGATGGTGGAAAAGCACGGGATTTTCCAGGGCTACTACTTCTTCCATCACCTGGGCATGGACCGGCATCTGCGTGAACAATTCCAGGACCATCCGCAGTACCAGGCGACCATCGAATTCTGCGCAAAATACGATGCTGCGGCGTTTGACCCGGCGTACGACACGCTGCCGTTGAGCTTTTTCGAGCCGATGATGGAGCGCTTGTTTGCGCACCCCAGGGACTCGATCTACAAGGCGGCGATGGAAGAACAGGCTCCGGCGTGA
- a CDS encoding DUF962 domain-containing protein, with protein MENVKRFNSFAEFYPYYLSEHSNSTCRRLHFIGTTLVILILTLTIGRGAWMLLWALPLAGYSFAWVGHFFFEKNRPATFQHPFYSLLGDFVMYRDMVLGRVPF; from the coding sequence GTGGAAAACGTCAAACGATTCAACAGCTTCGCTGAGTTCTATCCTTACTACCTCAGTGAGCACAGCAACAGTACCTGCCGCCGTTTACACTTTATCGGCACGACCCTGGTTATCTTGATTCTGACGCTGACCATTGGTCGCGGAGCCTGGATGCTGTTGTGGGCCCTGCCACTGGCGGGCTACAGCTTTGCCTGGGTCGGACATTTCTTCTTCGAGAAGAACCGCCCGGCAACGTTCCAACACCCCTTCTATAGCCTGCTCGGCGATTTTGTCATGTACCGGGACATGGTTCTGGGGCGCGTTCCGTTCTAG